One stretch of Argiope bruennichi chromosome 3, qqArgBrue1.1, whole genome shotgun sequence DNA includes these proteins:
- the LOC129962979 gene encoding uncharacterized protein LOC129962979, with protein MTGAVGEVVSTRKLRSGDLLVEVGSHKQSQQIIKLKALASITVSVSAHRTLNSSKGVITCGELFNDTLDKITAELKPEGVTHVRRITIRRDGQLLPTKHFILTFNRPKLPERVNVGYMRLAVRPYIPNPLRCFQCQRFGHSKSNCRGTLTCARCAVKGHESQQCSAEEKCVNCNGNHTSFSRSCPRWLMEKQILTVKHKENISYSEARRKVNVQTPTPGVTYASVLQKQFCANCSCTNCVKNISESKPPVKSDSDTEKSVTSAPETGKPEIVQRKRKSNKSLKLKLSKRGVSEKQLSQKIKASSLHNSVALGLASQGIVQKDLSSIFSGVPKSPELIALHPSEEEDEIQMSCDLSTTLTNVPNTSHATFS; from the coding sequence ATGACAGGAGCAGTTGGAGAAGTTGTATCAACTCGGAAACTTCGCTCTGGCGACTTACTTGTAGAAGTCGGTAGTCACAAACAATCTCAGCAAATAATTAAACTGAAGGCATTAGCATCTATAACTGTTAGTGTAAGCGCTCATAGGACGCTTAATTCTTCAAAAGGCGTTATAACCTGTGGCGAGCTATTCAATGATACCTTGGATAAAATCACAGCAGAATTGAAACCCGAAGGAGTGACGCATGTACGCCGGATAACaattcggcgggatggacaacttCTTCCTACAAAACactttattttgacatttaatagaCCTAAATTGCCAGAACGGGTAAATGTGGGCTATATGAGACTAGCAGTGAGGCCTTACATACCGAATCCTCTCCGGTGCTTTCAGTGCCAACGATTTGGACACTCGAAATCCAACTGCCGCGGGACTCTCACTTGCGCCCGGTGTGCAGTAAAAGGCCATGAAAGTCAGCAGTGTTCCGCTGAAGAAAAATGTGTGAATTGCAATGGCAACCACACTTCATTTTCTAGATCTTGTCCACGATGGTTGATGGAGAAACAGATTCTAACAGTTAAGCATAAAGAAAATATCTCATACTCTGAAGCGAGGCGTAAAGTTAATGTCCAGACACCGACACCTGGTGTAACTTATGCTTCCGTTTTGCAAAAACAGTTTTGTGCAAATTGCTCTTGCactaattgtgttaaaaatatcaGTGAAAGTAAACCGCCTGTGAAATCAGATTCAGATACTGAAAAGTCCGTAACTAGTGCTCCTGAAACTGGGAAACCTGAGATAGTTCAACGCAAACGAAAATCGAATAAATCGCTAAAACTTAAGCTTTCGAAACGTGGTGTTTCCGAAAAACAGCTTTCTCAAAAGATAAAAGCGTCAAGTTTACATAACTCTGTCGCTCTGGGACTTGCGAGTCAGGGTATAGTCCAAAAGGATCTATCGTCCATTTTCAGTGGCGTGCCCAAAAGTCCCGAACTTATCGCACTACATCCATCCGAAGAGGAGGATGAAATCCAAATGAGTTGCGATTTATCGACAACTCTAACTAATGTCCCTAATACCTCTCATGCAACATTTTCTTGA
- the LOC129962980 gene encoding uncharacterized protein LOC129962980 — MVYGSTRPTVLRQLDTIHHSALRICSGAFRTSPVESLYVTCHELPLHLRRQKLSILYYYRTQSIPNHPICNMNLPFGLRRLYDARPSHILPFNERVKLLLQDSDLSNVTIKTAESFCLPPWDIPHFHFLNPFAGFDKSSTAPVVFQQLFLYHRCRYSSFTPIFTDGSKSDGHVGCGIALPSDTLSYRLHDHCSVFTAELVAIFCALQEISPSSQRYFIIYTDSRSALEALSHCHKGMHPIAIRIMSTLQILQNRGFKVIFCWVPGHVGISGNEEADSAAKQATSFLTYSLPYYDARKSVNNYFHLTWQKAWDMQTNNKLHFVKPTIDFWPIIPIREVDVKLTRLRIGHTRFTHRHLLFGERAPICSVCNIDFSVKHILIECPVFDSHRQYFFHSPSLDLQDMVGEKYHPNILNFLKAIGFYACI; from the coding sequence ATGGTTTATGGCTCTACACGCCCTACAGTTTTGAGGCAACTGGATACTATCCACCACTCTGCTCTAAGAATCTGCTCCGGAGCTTTCCGTACATCACCAGTAGAGAGTCTATATGTTACTTGCCACGAACTACCTCTTCACTTACGACGACAGaagttatctattttatattattatcggACACAGTCTATCCCTAATCACCCCATTTGTAATATGAATCTTCCTTTTGGCCTTCGTAGACTATACGATGCCCGTCCCTCTCATATCCTACCATTCAATGAGAGAGTAAAATTACTCTTGCAGGACTCGGACCTTTCAAACGTGACCATCAAAACAGCTGAGTCATTTTGCCTTCCGCCTTGGGATATCCcgcattttcattttctgaatccCTTTGCAGGTTTTGACAAATCGTCAACAGCTCCTGTGGTTTTCCAACAACTCTTTCTTTACCATCGCTGTCGGTATTCTTCATTCACTCCAATTTttacggatggctcgaaatcggaTGGACATGTCGGTTGTGGCATCGcacttccatctgatacactgagctaTCGCCTACACGACCACTGTTCTGTATTCACGGCTGAGTTagtggcaattttctgtgctcttcagGAGATCTCGCCTTCTTCTCAGcgttattttattatctatactgACAGTAGGAGTGCTTTGGAGGCACTCTCACATTGTCATAAAGGGATGCACCCAATTGCTATTCGGATTATGTCTACgttgcaaattttacaaaatagagGATTCAAGGTCATATTTTGCTGGGTTCCTGGTCATGTGGGTATTTCCGGAAATGAGGAGGCAGATTCTGCTGCTAAACAGGCTACATCCTTTCTGACATATAGCCTTCCATATTATGATGCGAGAAAGTCGGTCAATAATTATTTCCACTTAACTTGGCAGAAGGCATGGGACATGCAAACTAACAATAAGTTACATTTTGTCAAACCTACAATTGATTTCTGGCCTATAAtccctatacgagaggttgatgtcaagTTGACTCGCCTTCGTATAGGGCATACTCGATTCACGCATCGTCATCTCCTTTTCGGTGAGAGAGCACCGATCTGTTCTGTATGTAACATTGATTTTAGtgtgaaacacattttaattgaatgtccagTGTTTGATTCTCAtcgtcaatatttttttcattcacctTCTCTGGATTTGCAAGACatggtgggtgaaaaataccacccaaatattttaaactttttaaaggcCATTGGCTTTTATGCGTGCATTTAA
- the LOC129962981 gene encoding uncharacterized protein LOC129962981: MVNARLVFELEKHGYISPLQSGFRRGRSTFDNIVLLETQIRNAFVRRNHLVSIFFDIEKAYDRTWRYGILQTLLNLDFRGNLPVFIENFLTTRIFRVRVGNFYSDPFIQAEGVPQGSVLSVTLFITHFSEILQQLPSSVQGTLYVDDLQISAQGCNMHLIERQLQNAVNKLVSWCERNGHTLSPEKSRCVHFYRKRNMHPDPIINIQGNAIPVEDDVRFLGVIFDKRLTFLPHILYLRKKCEKSLNILKVLSNTSWGADRPSLLRIYQAVILSRIDYGCMIYGSARPSVLRRLDTVHHSALRICSGAFRTSPVESLYVICNQMPLDLRRRKLIAQYYFRVQSIPKHPVRQLSLPVGLRRLYDARPSHILPYCERVKILLNDSGLHETTIQPINYFSFPPWDTPNFSFLNPFTGFDKSTTAPIIFQKLFQDHRSQYYSYTEVFTDASKSNSHVGSGVVLPTQTYSYSLPTSFSVLTAELVAITHALEVISTSCTRTFCIYTDSKSALESLSNFSYLMHPVALEILVFLQSLENKGFEILFCWVPSHVGIPGNEMADAAAKSSSTFHELALPHGDAKTCFARHVHMLWQRSWDQQISNKLHSLQPMIRLWPTIPVRGLDVKLVQLRIGHTRFSHKHLLFGEPCPKCTTCHTVLSVRHVLIDCPAFNNQRLRFFNTVSIDMLELLGEKPHSNIFKFLQTIGLMHFI, translated from the coding sequence ATGGTCAATGCCCGCTTAGTGTTTGAGTTGGAAAAACATGGATACATCTCACCGTTGCAGAGTGGCTTCCGACGAGGACGCTCAACATTTGATAACATAGTTCTTCTGGAGACACAAATTCGTAATGCCTTTGTTCGCAGGAATCATCTTGTTTCCATCTTCTTCGATATTGAAAAGGCTTACGATCGTACGTGGCGTTACGGTATTcttcaaacacttttaaatttggattttagagGAAACCTCcctgtttttattgaaaattttttgactaCTCGGATATTTCGTGTACGTGTCGGTAATTTTTATTCCGATCCTTTTatccaagctgagggtgttccacaaggaagtgtcctcagtgttacgCTTTTTATAACTCACTTTAGCGAAATTCTACAGCAACTTCCATCATCTGTTCAAGGGACACTATATGTTGacgatttgcagatttctgctcAAGGCTGTAATATGCACTTGATTGAAAGGCAACTGCAGAATGCAGTGAACAAACTAGTTTCCTGGTGTGAAAGAAATGGGCACACTCTTTCTCCAGAAAAGAGTCGTTGCGTACATTTCTACCGGAAACGAAACATGCACCCAGATCCTATAATTAACATTCAAGGAAACGCCATTCCTGTTGAGGATGACGTGCGATTCTTGGGAGTGATTTTTGACAAAagactcactttccttccgcatattctATATCTGCgaaagaagtgtgagaaatctcTTAATATCCTAAAAGTGCTGTCAAATACTTCATGGGGAGCCGATCGCCCATCCCTTCTCCGAATATACCAAGCCGTTATTTTATCCCGTATAGATTACGGTTGCATGATATATGGTTCTGCACGCCCTTCTGTTTTACGCAGGCTTGATACGGTGCATCATTCTGCCCTGAGAatttgctctggtgctttccgcacatCACCTGTAGAAAGCTTATATGTCATCTGCAATCAAATGCCTCTAGATCTGCGACGTCGGAAATTAATTGCACAATATTATTTCCGAGTGCAGTCGATTCCGAAACACCCTGTTAGGCAGTTGTCTCTACCAGTTGGTCTTCGTAGACTATACGATGCACGCCCCTCTCACATTCTTCCCTATTGTGAGAGAGTAAAAATTCTGCTGAATGATTCGGGACTCCATGAGACTACAATTCAAcctattaattacttttctttcccACCTTGGGATACTCCAAATTTCTCATTCTTGAACCCGTTTACCGGATTTGACAAATCCACAACAGCACCTATTATCTTTCAGAAGCTCTTTCAAGATCATCGCAGCCAGTATTATTCGTACACAGAAGTATTCACTGATGCGTCAAAATCTAATAGTCATGTCGGTAGTGGTGTTGTTTTACCTACTCAGACATATAGCTACAGTTTGCCCACATCATTCTCTGTTTTGACTGCTGAATTGGTTGCAATAACACATGCCCTTGAAGTGATTTCAACTTCTTGTACACGCACCTTTTGCATCTACACTGACAGCAAGAGTGCTTTGGAATCTCTTtccaatttcagttatttaatgcATCCGGTTGCTTTGGAAATCCTGGTTTTTCTTCAATCCCTTGAAAACAAAGGGTTCGAAATTCTATTCTGCTGGGTTCCGAGCCATGTCGGAATACCTGGAAATGAAATGGCAGATGCTGCAGCAAAATCCTCAAGCACTTTTCATGAGCTAGCGCTTCCGCATGGCGATGCAAAGACATGTTTTGCTCGGCACGTTCACATGTTGTGGCAACGATCTTGGGATCAGCAGATTTCTAATAAGCTGCATTCTCTCCAACCAATGATTCGCTTATGGCCTACCATTCCAGTGCGTGGGCTTGATGTAAAATTGGTTCAGCTCCGCATTGGTCATACACGATTCAgccataaacaccttttatttggtGAACCATGTCCAAAATGCACGACATGCCATACAGTTTTAAGTGTACGTCATGTTTTAATCGATTGTCCTGCTTTTAATAATCAACGGTTACGATTTTTTAATACAGTGTCTATAGACATGCTTGAACTactgggtgagaaacctcactctaacatttttaaatttctgcagacCATtggtttgatgcattttatttaa
- the LOC129962982 gene encoding uncharacterized protein LOC129962982: MVSTIGEVTSIRKLRSGDLLVEVNSRKQAQQILKLKALATIQINVTTHRTLNSSKGVITYRELLNDTLEKITDELKPEGVTHVRRINIRRDGQLLPTKHLILTFNSPKLPETIKAGYMKLPVKPFIPNPLRCFNCQRFCHSKANCRGTLTCARCAVAGHESSECTSNEKCVNCRGEHTSYSRSCPKWKLEKEIVTTKVKNNITFPEAKRLVQAQTPTEGKSYASVIKKSVSVSGTQTKRVVIVTTDTDSDRIPDTPIAEQRPNKVNKKKMSKSQISLALKHSKQGSSLKDLISKRSITLELGKAGLATKDLPSLFGNPSTSTELLKIHPSEDEEDIQMSCDQQATLHTVINKVPP, from the coding sequence ATGGTTAGCACTATTGGCGAAGTTACTTCCATACGAAAGCTGCGTTCTGGAGATTTACTTGTTGAGGTAAATTCTCGTAAACAagctcaacaaattttaaaactaaaggcGTTAGCAACAATACAAATCAATGTTACTACTCATCGAACTTTGAATTCCTCTAAAGGTGTGATAACCTACAGAGAATTACTAAATGATACCTTGGAAAAAATTACTGATGAGCTTAAACCTGAAGGAGTGACTCATGTGCGTCGCATCAATATTCGACGAGATGGACAGCTCCTTCCAACCAAGCATTTAATTTTGACGTTCAATTCTCCCAAGTTGCCTGAGACTATAAAGGCAGGCTATATGAAATTGCCAGTAAAGCCTTTTATACCGAATCCTTTGAGGTGCTTTAATTGCCAGCGTTTTTGCCACTCAAAAGCTAATTGCCGCGGAACACTTACCTGCGCCCGTTGTGCAGTAGCCGGCCACGAGAGCTCTGAATGCACATCTAATGAAAAATGTGTGAATTGCAGGGGTGAGCATACTTCTTATTCTCGCTCTTGTCCTAAATGGAAACTTGAAAAAGAGATTGTCACTACTAAAGTGAAAAACAATATAACATTTCCTGAAGCTAAACGCCTGGTGCAAGCTCAAACACCCACAGAAGGGAAAAGCTATGCATCTGTGATTAAAAAATCTGTTTCGGTATCAGGAACACAAACTAAACGTGTTGTTATTGTAACAACTGATACTGATTCAGATCGAATCCCTGATACTCCAATAGCAGAACAACGGCCAAACAaggtaaacaagaaaaaaatgtctaaatctcAAATATCCCTTGCATTAAAACATTCGAAACAGGGATCTTCTCTTAAAGATTTGATATCAAAAAGATCAATTACTCTAGAACTGGGAAAAGCTGGTCTCGCTACCAAGGATTTACCATCTTTGTTTGGTAATCCATCGACAAGTACAGAGCTATTAAAAATCCATCCTTCAGAGGATGAAGAAGATATCCAAATGAGTTGCGATCAGCAAGCAACTCTACATACTGTCATTAATAAAGTTCCCCCCTAA